One segment of Candidatus Micrarchaeum acidiphilum ARMAN-2 DNA contains the following:
- a CDS encoding NUDIX hydrolase, which yields MKKTLYSSKFIKLQEEHVKINGSDAKVLSLVERDVVVVLPLLRGDKILIERQYRPVLKKYIYELPAGHIDPGESPREAAERELREETGFFAGNLRHMYSVYPTPGLSAQISNYFLATDLHKDGKKLDKDPDEVIETKEIGLNNLIKMIREGKIKDNKTISGVLYYLYLFRK from the coding sequence ATGAAGAAGACACTTTACAGCAGCAAATTTATAAAGCTTCAAGAGGAGCATGTTAAAATAAATGGCAGTGACGCAAAAGTTCTGAGTTTGGTGGAGAGGGACGTTGTTGTGGTACTGCCTCTGCTAAGAGGAGACAAGATACTCATAGAGCGGCAGTACAGGCCAGTCCTGAAGAAATACATATACGAGCTCCCTGCCGGGCACATAGACCCTGGAGAGTCGCCGCGTGAAGCAGCAGAAAGAGAACTGCGTGAGGAGACAGGTTTTTTTGCAGGAAATCTCAGGCATATGTACAGTGTATATCCGACTCCTGGACTTTCTGCCCAAATAAGCAATTATTTCCTGGCTACAGATTTGCACAAAGATGGCAAGAAGCTTGATAAGGATCCGGATGAAGTCATAGAGACAAAGGAGATAGGATTAAATAATCTAATAAAAATGATAAGGGAGGGAAAGATAAAAGATAACAAAACCATTTCTGGGGTTTTGTACTACCTTTACCTTTTTAGGAAGTGA
- a CDS encoding ATP-binding Mrp/Nbp35 family protein, whose product MEENKGVHPSFFRVIKEREDLKNKLAGIKKKIGVYSAKGGVGKTTVAVNLAYTLKNMGYSVGLLDADIDCPNVTMFTGISEKMDTSSLPLKPVIKDGIKIASTAMIVDDTKKPIIWRGPLIAKMVSDFLENTDWGSLDYLVIDLPPGTSDAPLSIMQLLDLTGFVLVTNPSRIASVNSIRSGMMAKRLNVAVLGVVENMSEGVESKNTEELVKAVGAPLLGRIPYLSKFRELSDSGSIPVNEDPEIGKAFGEIAKKLE is encoded by the coding sequence ATGGAAGAAAACAAGGGCGTCCATCCCTCATTTTTTAGGGTCATAAAGGAGAGGGAGGACCTGAAGAATAAGCTCGCCGGGATAAAGAAAAAGATAGGTGTATACAGCGCTAAGGGGGGCGTTGGCAAGACTACGGTGGCAGTCAATCTGGCCTACACGCTCAAAAATATGGGCTATTCAGTAGGCCTCCTGGATGCAGACATAGACTGCCCGAACGTGACGATGTTTACAGGGATTTCCGAAAAGATGGACACCTCTTCGCTACCCCTCAAACCCGTAATAAAGGACGGGATAAAGATAGCCTCGACAGCCATGATAGTCGACGATACCAAAAAGCCCATAATATGGAGGGGACCACTGATAGCAAAGATGGTTTCTGATTTCCTAGAGAATACAGACTGGGGCAGCCTGGACTACCTTGTGATAGACCTGCCTCCGGGAACATCTGATGCGCCGCTTTCAATAATGCAGCTTCTGGACCTTACCGGATTTGTCTTGGTCACCAATCCAAGCAGGATAGCTAGCGTCAACTCTATAAGGTCGGGGATGATGGCCAAAAGGCTCAATGTTGCGGTGTTGGGCGTGGTTGAGAACATGTCTGAAGGAGTCGAAAGCAAGAATACAGAAGAGCTCGTAAAGGCAGTAGGCGCTCCTCTGCTCGGAAGGATACCATACCTTAGCAAATTCAGGGAGCTTTCAGACTCTGGCAGCATACCGGTAAAC
- a CDS encoding nucleic acid binding OB-fold tRNA/helicase-type yields the protein MKISELKAGASNVEVEAKVTQKDEPREVVTKYGKRLSVANITLKDDTGSISMSLWGKDIDSVNVGDVVKITNGYVNEFRGTPQLSTGKFGKLEVVSKGEGSEEPDEEESYDEDSADSPADSEE from the coding sequence ATGAAGATAAGTGAACTGAAAGCAGGAGCTAGCAACGTCGAAGTCGAGGCAAAAGTGACGCAGAAGGACGAGCCAAGGGAGGTCGTAACCAAGTATGGAAAGAGGCTAAGCGTTGCAAACATAACTCTGAAAGACGATACGGGCTCAATAAGCATGTCGCTCTGGGGCAAGGACATAGACTCAGTGAACGTGGGCGACGTGGTAAAGATAACAAACGGATACGTTAACGAATTCAGGGGCACACCGCAGCTTTCTACAGGCAAATTCGGCAAACTGGAGGTCGTGAGCAAGGGAGAGGGCTCCGAAGAACCGGATGAAGAAGAAAGCTACGATGAAGACAGCGCCGACAGCCCTGCCGACTCAGAAGAATAA
- a CDS encoding phosphoesterase PA-phosphatase related → MLAEFISAYNIGINVLEFKLVKLVASAPLNVVMTLLASSFIVVIPLMVIFLYFKKDMNVYSFIVAGILFFIVSDIIKMLTAEPRPCNVTELSWINNVACESTFSFPSNHASVLTGLTFFMGKYRYVQIAYALWVGVVLFGRVYLGLHYFTDIIAGMALSMAIFYVVYRNRQGINRGLNLTVKKIVPRLSL, encoded by the coding sequence GTGCTTGCGGAATTCATAAGTGCGTACAACATAGGAATAAATGTGCTTGAGTTCAAGCTTGTGAAGCTTGTGGCAAGCGCACCGCTCAATGTTGTAATGACGCTGCTGGCAAGTTCCTTCATAGTTGTAATACCCCTAATGGTGATATTCCTTTACTTTAAGAAGGACATGAACGTTTATTCATTCATTGTTGCCGGAATACTGTTCTTCATCGTATCTGACATTATTAAAATGCTGACCGCAGAACCGCGGCCTTGCAATGTAACTGAGCTTTCTTGGATAAACAACGTCGCTTGCGAATCCACTTTTTCGTTCCCCAGCAACCACGCAAGCGTACTTACGGGCCTGACATTTTTTATGGGAAAGTACAGGTATGTGCAGATTGCGTATGCGCTGTGGGTCGGTGTCGTGCTTTTTGGCAGGGTTTACCTAGGCCTGCACTATTTCACAGACATAATTGCCGGCATGGCACTCAGTATGGCAATTTTCTATGTTGTGTACCGTAACAGGCAGGGCATAAACCGCGGCCTTAATTTGACTGTGAAGAAAATCGTGCCAAGACTCTCCTTGTGA
- a CDS encoding glycosyl transferase group 1: protein MEICVLNPFFYPYMGGTEKVLLEIYGRLARRHNITVISASLARDGKASVDEVKGIKVVRLATRYYSFPGLPMPFMRMLGVSKAIGDEHAQLYHINNRYVYFWNAVRSARNAGGKLAMTIHNSLPKGIGPVTDAGGLAYDVAWGRRLMNEADVITAVSKNAVDTTVPARLRYKSHVIFNGVDHKLFRKISDAKVRDLRNRMRGGLVLLNNGRLTWQKGQVFLLDAVARLAKEGVDVNSIIIGAGPLRGRLERFARLSGISERFEILSGIEEKMMPYYYNAADLFIMPSLYEPAGLALLEALACETPALATSIGGMPEMMGPEGHYIRPKSSDDIYNGIREFIADRRQFSKAAKGIRARVVKRNDWNKIAKSYETLFESIIKS, encoded by the coding sequence ATGGAGATTTGCGTTTTGAATCCGTTCTTTTATCCATATATGGGAGGGACTGAGAAGGTGCTGCTTGAAATATACGGCAGGCTGGCAAGAAGGCACAACATAACAGTGATATCCGCTTCGCTGGCGCGCGACGGAAAGGCATCGGTGGACGAGGTAAAAGGCATCAAGGTCGTAAGGCTGGCTACTAGGTATTACAGCTTTCCGGGGCTTCCCATGCCATTCATGCGGATGCTTGGAGTTTCCAAGGCAATAGGAGACGAGCATGCGCAACTCTATCACATAAATAACAGGTATGTCTATTTTTGGAATGCTGTCAGGAGCGCCAGGAATGCCGGAGGCAAGCTTGCAATGACGATACACAATTCCCTGCCGAAGGGAATAGGGCCAGTTACAGACGCTGGCGGTCTTGCATATGACGTTGCATGGGGAAGAAGGCTCATGAATGAGGCGGATGTCATAACCGCGGTTTCCAAAAACGCAGTTGACACCACAGTGCCTGCAAGGCTCAGGTACAAATCGCACGTAATATTCAACGGTGTCGACCATAAGCTGTTCAGGAAGATTTCCGATGCCAAGGTGAGGGATTTGCGCAATAGGATGAGGGGCGGTCTTGTTCTGCTCAACAATGGCAGGCTGACATGGCAGAAGGGGCAGGTATTCCTCCTGGACGCAGTTGCCAGGCTCGCGAAAGAGGGCGTTGATGTCAATTCCATAATAATAGGGGCAGGGCCGCTCAGGGGCAGACTTGAGCGCTTTGCACGCCTTTCTGGCATATCGGAGAGGTTCGAAATCTTAAGCGGAATAGAGGAAAAAATGATGCCGTATTATTACAATGCCGCGGATCTGTTCATAATGCCTTCGCTTTACGAGCCCGCAGGGCTTGCGCTGCTGGAGGCGCTGGCATGCGAAACGCCTGCGCTTGCCACAAGTATAGGGGGCATGCCCGAAATGATGGGGCCCGAAGGCCATTACATCAGGCCAAAGAGCAGTGATGACATATACAATGGCATACGCGAATTCATTGCTGACAGGAGGCAATTCTCGAAGGCGGCAAAAGGCATAAGGGCAAGAGTGGTCAAAAGGAACGACTGGAATAAAATAGCAAAAAGCTATGAAACTTTATTCGAAAGTATAATAAAATCCTGA